A section of the Oryza sativa Japonica Group chromosome 1, ASM3414082v1 genome encodes:
- the LOC4324030 gene encoding uncharacterized protein has translation MALSSSISMSRRLFKGLTINPALASGMTCQHHQLQQHAPVSGTAKGKAKLKSGQQLKRNTIGAKKGGAPSTGGGGGGGRGRREAIERITQIAESCLNASTPLRHLSPKERLREAKREELGLISKERQRELDLAKAKAKSKGTREGDGGRVLMGPPGLDYISLGLVDEDAIPKYELTVEDGRRLAKQYSQVLMRRHRARQTAESSLLSLKKEAIAALPEKLRAAAMIPDMTPFPANRYMATLTPPIEGYIEKVRDAAKKYSVKEKLR, from the coding sequence ATGGCTTTAAGTTCATCCATTAGCATGTCTCGGCGTCTTTTCAAGGGACTTACTATCAACCCGGCATTGGCATCTGGGATGACGTGCCAgcatcaccagcttcaacagcaTGCGCCAGTGAGTGGAACAGCCAAGGGTAAGGCTAAGCTCAAGTCTGGCCAACAATTGAAGCGTAACACCATTGGAGCAAAGAAGGGCGGCGCGCCTTCCACtggtgggggtggtggcggtgggcgTGGTCGTCGTGAGGCTATTGAGCGTATTACTCAGATTGCAGAGTCTTGTCTGAATGCCTCAACTCCTCTGCGCCATCTATCCCCCAAGGAGCGTCTTCGTGAGGCCAAACGTGAGGAGCTTGGACTCATTTCTAAGGAACGTCAACGTGAACTTGATTTAGCCAAGGCTAAAGCCAAGTCCAAAGGTACCCGTGAGGGTGATGGTGGCCGTGTGCTGATGGGTCCACCAGGTCTTGACTACATCAGTCTTGGATTGGTTGATGAGGACGCAATCCCTAAATACGAGCTGACAGTCGAAGATGGCCGGCGACTTGCCAAACAATACAGTCAGGTGCTAATGCGACGGCACCGCGCACGGCAAACTGCAGAATCGTCTCTTCTAAGTCTCAAGAAGGAGGCCATTGCAGCACTCCCTGAGAAGCTGCGAGCTGCTGCTATGATTCCTGACATGACACCATTCCCTGCAAACCGATACATGGCAACACTCACGCCACCAATTGAAGGGTATATTGAAAAGGTGCGGGATGCTGCCAAGAAGTATTCTGTGAAGGAGAAACTTCGCTGA
- the LOC4324028 gene encoding LOB domain-containing protein 40: MRMSCNGCRVLRKGCSEGCTIRPCLQWIKTPEAQANATVFLAKFYGRAGLLNLLAAGPDHLRPAVFRSLLYEACGRIVNPIYGSVGLLWSGQWQACQAAVEAVLKGDPVVQVSSEAAAAAQATPPLRAYDIRHVSKDAEADAAANLLRVARGGRTRFKRASSSSNSKHGAKLAGAAAAKRAASPSSSSPTHETEPEAVVVVGDHDDDHHHPALSHEVHEESAGSHDHDDDDHVDDGDNNDMAIADVTPPRAGSEDTEVETGSHVSQAEQSPVPVEHEEGEEEEVGLELTLGFQPLVVRASRRPSSAEARCDLSGLSAESSRIGLRLELPA, encoded by the coding sequence ATGCGGATGAGTTGCAACGGTTGCCGGGTGCTGCGCAAGGGATGCAGCGAAGGGTGCACCATCCGTCCGTGCCTGCAGTGGATCAAGACCCCCGAGGCGCAGGCCAACGCCACCGTCTTCCTCGCCAAGTTCTACGGCCGCGCCGGGCTTCTCAACCTGCTCGCTGCCGGGCCTGACCACCTCCGCCCCGCCGTCTTCCGCTCGCTCCTCTACGAGGCCTGCGGCCGCATCGTCAACCCGATCTACGGCTCCGTCGGCCTGCTCTGGTCGGGCCAGTGGCAGGCGTGCCAggccgccgtcgaggccgtCCTCAAGGGCGACCCCGTCGTGCAGGTCTCCtctgaggccgccgccgccgcccaggccACCCCGCCGCTCAGGGCCTACGACATCCGCCACGTCTCCAAGGACGccgaggccgacgccgccgccaacctgctccgcgtcgcgcgcggcggccgcacCCGCTTCAAGCGCGCCTcctccagctccaactccaagcACGGCGCCAAGCTTgccggagcagccgccgccaaGCGCGCCGCGtcccccagcagcagcagcccgaCGCACGAGACGGAGCCGGAGGCGGTGGTCGTCGTCGGTGACCAtgacgacgaccaccaccaccctgcGCTGAGCCACGAGGTCCACGAGGAGTCGGCTGGCAGCCatgaccacgacgacgacgaccatgtGGACGACGGTGACAACAACGACATGGCCATCGCCGACGTGACGCCGCCGCGGGCGGGATCGGAGGATACCGAGGTCGAGACCGGCTCACACGTGAGCCAGGCcgagcagagccccgtgccgGTGGAGCAcgaagagggggaggaggaggaggtcgggcTGGAGCTCACGCTCGGGTTCCAGCCGCTCGTCGTGCGCGCCTCGAGGAGGCCTTCGTCGGCGGAGGCGCGCTGCGACCTTAGCGGCTTGAGCGCGGAGTCGAGTCGCATCGGCCTGCGGCTCGAGCTGCCAGCGTGA
- the LOC4324029 gene encoding universal stress protein A-like protein, producing MASPSAPGPKLQKAMVAVDESEFSHHALEWALRNLAPTIAPPLLVLTVQPLLPLGYVSAASFGSPLGTPVVAPELIKAMQEQQQQLSQALLDKAKQICAQHGVAVETMIKVGDPKEMICQAAEESKVDLLIVGSHSRGPVQRLFLGSVSNYCMHHSKCPVLVVKKQE from the exons ATGGCCTCGCCGTCAGCGCCGGGGCCGAAGCTGCAGAaggcgatggtggcggtggaCGAGAGCGAGTTCAGCCACCACGCGCTGGAGTGGGCGCTGCGCAACCTCGCGCCGAccatcgcgccgccgctgctcgtgcTCACCGTGCAGCCGCTCCTCCCCCTCGGCTacgtctccgccgcctccttcggctcccCTC TGGGCACCCCCGTTGTAGCCCCGGAGCTGATCAAGGCGatgcaggagcagcagcagcagctctcgCAGGCGCTCCTCGACAAGGCCAAGCAGATCTGCGCGCAGCATGGG GTGGCTGTAGAGACAATGATCAAAGTAGGAGATCCTAAGGAGATGATATGTCAAGCAGCTGAGGAATCAAAGGTTGATTTACTGATCGTTGGGAGTCACAGCCGTGGACCTGTACAAAG GTTGTTTCTTGGAAGTGTCAGCAATTACTGTATGCATCATTCGAAGTGCCCAGTTCTTGTTGTGAAGAAGCAGGAGTAA
- the LOC4324027 gene encoding transcription initiation factor TFIID subunit 6 encodes MSIVPKETIEVIGQSVGIANLPADVSAALAPDVEYRLREIMQEAIKCMRHAKRTVLTADDVDSALSLRNVEPVYGFASGDPLRFKRAVGHKDLFYIDDREVDFKEIIEAPLPKAPLDTAVVAHWLAIEGVQPAIPENPPVDAIVAPTENKRTEHGKDDGLPVDIKLPVKHVLSRELQMYFDKIAELTMSRSETSVFREALVSLSRDSGLHPLVPYFSYFIADEVTRSLGDLPVLFALMRVVQSLLHNPHIHIEPYLHQLMPSIITCMVAKRLGHRLSDNHWELRDFSANLVGSVCRRFGHAYHNIQTRVTRTLVQGFLDPQKSLTQHYGAIQGISALGPSAIRLLLLPNLETYMQLLEPELQLDKQKNEMKRKEAWRVYGALLCAAGKCLYDRLKLFPNLLSPSTRPLLRSNKRVVTNNPNKRKSSTDLSTSQPPLKKMTTDGAMNSMTSAPMPGTMDGFSTQLPNPSMTQTSSSGQLVESTASGVIRRDQGSNHTQRVSTVLRLAWKEDQNAGHLLSSLYEVFGEAIFSFVQPPEISFFL; translated from the exons ATGAGCATAGTGCCCAAAGAGACGATTGAGGTGATCGGGCAGAGCGTCGGCATCGCCAACCTCCCCGCCGAtgtctccgccgcgctcgcccccGACGTGGAGTACCGCCTCCGCGAGATCATGCAG GAGGCCATCAAGTGTATGCGGCATGCAAAGAGGACAGTCCTGACTGCCGATGATGTTGATAGTGCTCTCAGCCTCAGGAATGTTGAG CCTGTATATGGATTTGCTTCCGGTGACCCCTTGCGGTTTAAGAGAGCTGTGGGACACAAGGATCTCTTCTATATTGATGACAGGGAGGTAGACTTCAAAGAG ATTATTGAGGCCCCTCTACCTAAAGCTCCTCTTGATACAGCAGTTGTAGCTCACTGGCTAGCCATTGAGGGAGTCCAGCCTGCAATTCCAGAGAATCCTCCTGTAGATG CTATCGTAGCACCAACAGAGAATAAAAGGACAGAGCATGGGAAAGATGATGGACTTCCTGTTGACATCAAGCTTCCTGTTAAGCATGTGTTATCTAGAGAACTCCAG ATGTATTTTGATAAAATAGCAGAGCTTACAATGAGTAGATCTGAAACCTCAGTTTTTAGAGAAGCATTAGTGAGCTTATCAAGAGACTCAGGCCTTCATCCGTTGGTTCCTTACTTTTCCTACTTCATCGCCGATGAG GTTACCCGGAGTTTAGGTGATCTTCCTGTTTTATTTGCTCTCATGCGTGTAGTCCAAAGCCTCCTACACAAtccccacattcatattgaacCATAT TTGCATCAGTTGATGCCGTCAATTATCACCTGCATGGTTGCGAAAAGGCTTGGGCATAGGCTTTCAGACAACCATTGGGAGCTTAGAGACTTCTCTGCTAATTTGGTTGGTTCAGTATGTCGAAG GTTTGGTCATGCGTATCACAACATCCAAACCCGGGTGACAAGGACGTTGGTCCAGGGATTTCTTGATCCTCAGAAATCATTGACACAACACTATGGTGCGATTCAAGGGATATCTGCATTGGGGCCCAGTGCA ATTAGGCTTCTGCTTTTGCCCAACCTCGAGACATACATGCAGCTTTTAGAGCCGGAATTACAACTTGATAAGCAGAAAAATGAGATGAAAAGAAAGGAAGCATGGCGTGTTTATGGTGCCCTGCTG TGTGCTGCAGGAAAATGCTTATATGATCGGCTCAAGTTGTTTCCTAATTTGCTTTCTCCATCAACACGGCCTCTTTTGAGGAGTAATAAGAGAGTCGTGACTAACAACCCAA ATAAACGGAAGTCTAGTACAGATCTCTCCACATCCCAGCCACCTCTGAAGAAGATGACAACAGATGGTGCGATGAATTCTATGACTTCAGCTCCCATGCCAGGAACCATGGATGGCTTCTCCACCCAATTACCCAACCCTAGCATGACGCAAACTTCATCCTCTGGGCAATTGGTGGAAAGCACCGCATCAGGTGTGATTCGGAGGGATCAGGGAAGCAACCACACGCAAAGAGTTTCCACAGTGCTGAGGCTAGCCTGGAAGGAGGACCAAAATGCTGGGCATCTGTTGAGTTCATTGTACGAGGTATTCGGTGAAGCCATCTTCTCCTTTGTTCAACCACCAGAGATATCGTTCTTTTTGTAG
- the LOC4324031 gene encoding 26S proteasome non-ATPase regulatory subunit 13 homolog B: MALQYVEAQRQARPDLADAYADLADLYQRKLWHQLTLKLDHFLQLPAAQTGDTIIQLYNNFISDFETKINLLKLAHFAVIASRQYPDKDAAISFLEGVTAKLRETRERRIDEPVLYVKMQIAAINLEKGDQKECKKLLDEGKSTLDSMTDVDPTVHASFYWISSQYHKACQEFAEFYKNALLYLAYTTVESLSESFKLDLAFDLSLAALLGDNIYNFGELLAHPIINSLIGTKVEWVYHMLQAFNTGNLALYQELCKVHNAALSAQPALVQNERKLLEKINILCLMEIIFTRPSEDRTIPLSVIAERTKLSISDVEYLLMKSLSVHLIEGIIDEVDSTVHVSWVQPRVLGIPQVKALRERLDAWVGKVHTTLLSVEAETPDLVAA; this comes from the exons ATGGCGCTGCAGTACGTGGAGGCACAGCGCCAGGCGCGCCCCGACCTCGCCGACGCCTacgccgacctcgccgacctctACCAGCGCAAGCTCTGGCACCAGCTCACCCTCAAGCTCGACCACTTCCTCCAACTCCCCGCCGCCCAG ACTGGCGACACCATCATACAGCTCTACAACAATTTCATCTCTGACTTCGAGacgaagatcaatcttctcAAACTTGCCCACTTCGCGGTCATCGCTTCACGCCAGTACCCTGACAAGGATGCCGCGATTAGTTTCCTCGAGGGGGTAACCGCAAAACTGCGCGAGACGAGGGAACGGCGCATCGATGAACCCGTTCTCTATGTCAAGATGCAGATAGCTGCAATTAACCTTGAGAAGGGAGATCAAAAGGAGTGCAAGAAGCTTTTGGATGAAGGGAAATCCACCCTTGATAGCATGACTGATGTTGATCCCACAGTCCATGCTAGCTTTTATTGGATATCATCTCAGTACCATAAGGCTTGCCAAGAATTCGCTGAATTCTATAAGAATGCTCTTCTTTATCTGGCCTACACTACTGTGGAGTCGCTCTCTGAGTCATTCAAGCTG GATTTGGCATTTGATCTCTCCCTTGCAGCCTTGCTTGGTGATAACATATACAACTTTGGGGAATTATTAGCTCACCCGATT ATCAACAGTCTAATTGGAACCAAGGTGGAGTGGGTCTATCATATGTTGCAAGCATTCAACACTGGCAACCTAGCTCTCTACCAAGAACTTTGCAAGGTCCACAACGCTGCTCTTAGTGCACAGCCAGCTTTGGTGCAGAATGAACGAAAACTGCTAGAGAAGATCAACATTCTATGTCTGATGGAGATAATCTTTAC CCGGCCATCAGAAGACAGAACTATCCCATTAAGTGTTATAGCTGAGCGCACTAAGCTTTCTATCAGTGATGTGGAATATCTTCTTATGAAGAGCCTCTCG GTTCATCTTATAGAAGGGATAATTGATGAGGTGGACAGCACAGTTCACGTGTCATGGGTCCAGCCTAGAGTACTTGGAATTCCACAGGTGAAGGCCTTGCGTGAGCGGCTGGACGCATGGGTCGGAAAAGTTCACACTACACTGTTGTCAGTTGAGGCAGAGACCCCTGATCTTGTGGCTGCATAA